A window from Pangasianodon hypophthalmus isolate fPanHyp1 chromosome 4, fPanHyp1.pri, whole genome shotgun sequence encodes these proteins:
- the polr2d gene encoding DNA-directed RNA polymerase II subunit RPB4, with amino-acid sequence MAAAGATNVGDIEEDASQLSFPKEFENAETLLNSEVHMLLEHRKQQNESAEDEQELSEVFMKTLNYTARFSRFKNRETIASVRSLLLQKKLHKFELASLANLCPEAAEEAKALIPSLEGRFEDEELQQILDDIQTKRSFQY; translated from the exons ATGGCGGCTGCAGGAGCAACGAACGTGGGCGATATTGAAGAAGACGCCTCGCAGCTGTCTTTCCCCAAAG AGTTTGAAAATGCTGAGACTCTCCTGAACTCTGAGGTCCACATGCTCCTGGAGCACCGCAAACAGCAGAACGAGAGCGCTGAAGATGAACAGGAGCTCTCCGAGGTCTTCATGAAGACGCTGAACTACACGGCCCGCTTCAGCCGCTTCAAGAACCGGGAGACCATCGCCAGCGTGCGCAG TTTACTCTTGCAGAAGAAGCTACATAAATTCGAGCTGGCGAGTTTGGCCAATCTGTGTCCTGAAGCTGCAGAAGAAGCGAAAGCACTCATTCCCAG CTTGGAAGGTCGATTCGAGGATGAAGAGCTGCAGCAGATTCTGGATGATATTCAGACCAAAAGAAGCTTTCAGTATTGA